AGGACGGGACGGCGCTGGAGCCCGAACAGCTCTCCGGCGGTGAGCGAGCGCTGTTCAATCTCTCGCTCCGGTGTGCGATCTACCGCCTGCTCGCCGAGGGCATCGAGGGCGCGGCGCCGATGCCGCCGCTGATCCTCGACGAGCCGACGGTCTTCCTCGACTCGGGGCACGTCTCGCGGCTGGTCGACCTCGTCGAGGAGATGCGCAGCCTCGGGGTGAAGCAGATCCTGATCGTGAGCCACGACGACGAGCTCGTCGCGGCCGCCGACGACCTCGTCACCGTCGAGAAGGACCCCACGAGCAACCGCTCGTCCGTCGACCGCGTCGACGACGCGTCGCTCGCGGCGGTGGCCGCCGAGTCCGACGACTGAGGGCGTCGGCCGGACGGTTCCGTCGCCTCTCTCTGCCCGCCCGAAGCCGAACCACTCAACACCGACGGCTCCGAGGGTCGCGTATGGGCACGCCGCTCGACGACCGCGAGGAACAGGCCGCCGCGGTGCTCGACCGCCTCTACGAGGAGTACCCGGACTCGACGATCTCGCTGAACTTCGCCGATCGACTGGAGCTGCTCGTCGCCGTCGTGCTCTCGGCGCAGTGTACCGACGAGCGCGTGAACGAGGTCACCGAAGACCTCTTCGAGAAGTACCGGTCGCCCGAGGACTACGCCGCGGCCGACGAGGAGAAACTCGCCGAGGACATCTACGGGATCACTTTCCACAACAACAAGGCCGGCTACCTCAAGTCGATCGGCGAGACGCTCGTCGAGGAACACGACGGCGAGGTGCCCGATACGATGAGCGACCTCACCGACCTCTCGGGCGTCGGCCGCAAGACCGCCAACGTCGTCCTCCAGCACGGCCACGACGTCGTCGAGGGGATCGTCGTCGACACGCACGTCCAGCGGATCGCGCGGCGGCTCGGCCTCGCCGACGAGGAGCGTCCCGAGAAGATCGAACAGGAGCTGATGGAGTTGGTCCCGGAATCCGACTGGCAGCAGTTCACGCACCTGTTCATCAGCCACGGTCGCGCGGTCTGTACGGCCCGGAACCCTGACTGCGAGGAGTGCGTGCTCGAAGACGTCTGCCCCTCCTCGAAGCTCGACAGCGACGTCGACCTCGCGTCCGGCGAGGCGTGGGGGTAGGGTAGGCCGCGTTTCCCCGCCGCGTCCCCGCCCCGGCGGCCGCGCGCCGCTCACCCGAGCACGTAGCGGATCCCGAACCGATACAGCCCGAGGAGCCACGCGAGGAGCCAAAAGAGCACGTAGCCGAAGACGCCGGCGCGGAGCCGGCCGCGCCAGGCGCTCATATTCGGGTGGAGCTCGTCGATGTCGATCTCCTGGTCGGGGTCGTCGTAGAGGTCCGCCTCGCGCTTCACCTGGAGGATCCGCACGATGCCCGTCAGCGCGAACACGAGCAGGGCGTACGCCTGCAGTCCCAAGAGCGCGTGCAGGACCGCCACCCCGGTCAGCTGATCGAGCAGCCGCGGCACCATCCACGACGCCACCGGAACGGTGGTGAGGACGAGCCCCGGCACGATGATCTTCAGGTGGTAGACGAGGAGGTCCCAGGTCACCGTCTCGGCGTCGATCATCACCCACGCGCCGTAGAGGTAAAACGGGAGACTCGCCGTGACCATCAGCGCGGCGACCGTCGCGATGGCCGAGTCGGATACCATCGACCGCGCTACGGACCGGCGGCGGGTAAAGTGCCCGACTCGCGTGCGGTCGCACTCCGGTGAACCGTTACCCTAAGGAGCCTGCCGCGCCAACTTCCGACGATGACGGAGCCCTCAGAGGAGTCGTACGCGACGGACCGCCGCGCCGACGCGGCGGCCGCCGGCGACTCCGACGCCGACACCGACGGTTCAGATGCTGGCCCGTCCGCCCCCGAGTCAGACGACCTCGAGGCGCTCCGGAGGGAGGTCGAAGAGACCTACGACTTCGACGACTTCGGCCCCGCCGATATGGCCGAGATGAGCCTCGAAGAGTGGGAGGCGGCGTTCGATCCCGACACCTGGATCGTCGGCGAGGAGCTCCTCGACCGGGTCGAACAGGAGCTCGAAGCGCGGGTCGCGATCCGCGAGATCTTCGCGGTCGTAGAGCGCATCACCGAGGGCGAAGACCGCGTCGTCGCCTACTCCGACGAGGGGTACGCGGTCATCTACGACGACGGCAGCGTCGAGGGCGAGGGCACGGTCCTCCGGGACGTCAAGCCCACCGTCGCGCTCTGTTCGATGTCCGACTACGAGCTGATGGACGCGCCCGAGGACGCCTCGCTTCCCGAGCCCGAGGAGGTCGTCGAGGGAAGCGGCGAGTTCGGCAATCTGATGCTCCAGATCGTCGCGGGCGTCCAGATCCTCGTCGGCGTCGGAATCCTGATCGCGTGGCTGGCCCTCCCGTCCCTGTCGACGGTCGTCGCACCGATCGCCTCGTTCGGCTTCCTCGTGATCGGCGCCTTCCTCTTTTTCGTCGTCGCGAACGCCCGGCTCTCCGATCGCTTCCGGACCGAGGAGTTCCGGGCCCGGCTTCGCGCGCTCGACGCCGCGGACGACGAGCCGCCGGAGGCCGTCGCCGAGGTGATGCCAGACGCCGACACCGAAACCGATGTCGACGGCGACTCCGCGGCGAACGAGAACGAGAACGGAACCGAGACCGACCGAACTGACGGGTGACGACGCCCAGGCGCGTCTCCGACCGCCCCGGCGCCAAACCGCCGGGAGGACGCCCGACGACCCCGCTGCGGGGATCGCGGCCTCACGGGGGAGTCGGTGGGTTTAAGCGCGTTCCATCCTGAGACCGACGTGTATGAAGAGGCGGGACTTTCTGCGAGCAGCAAGCGTCCCTGCTGCCGCCGCGACGGCCTCTGCCGCCACCGGTACCGGCGCTGCCCAGGAGACGGAGGGCGGCACCGCGACCGGGACGGCAACCGGGACCAGCACCGGGACTGGCACGAGCACCGGAACCGGCACTGGCACCGCCACCTCCGGCGGCGGTGGCGGCGGCCCGACCGCCACGGTGACGGTCGGCCCCGGCGGCTCCCTGGTGTTCGAACCGGGGACGAGCGAGCCGCTCCAGATCGCGCCGGGCACGACGGTGGAGTTCGTCTGGGAGTCGGACAACCACAACATCGTCGTCGACAGCCAGCCCGATGGCGCGAACTGGCAGGGCCACGAACCGCTTGAAAACACCGGCTTCACCTACACGCACACCTTCGAGACGCTCGGCACCTACGAGTACTACTGCGCGCCGCACCAGAGCGCGGGGATGGTCGGCACCATCGAGGTCGTCGAGAACCCCAACGCGGGCGGCGGCGGTGGCGGCGAGAAGGAGCTCCACTCGTTCGGCGTCCCGATCCACGCCCACTGGGTCGGCGCCGCGACGATCCTGGGGATCCTCGTGACCGTGATCTTCACGTTCTACGTCCTGAAGTACGGTGAGTCGGCCCACACCGGCACCGGGAGGAACGGATAATGTCATCGAGCGGCAGCACCTACGGCGACATCCATCGGTACGAACCGGCCCGCGAGAGTACGGCGGCCGCGATCGCGATCGTCCTGCTCACGATCATCGAGGTCGTCTTCGTGTTCCTGTTCACCTACGGCCTGCTGTCCGGCTGGGGCCTGAGCGAGACCGGGAATATGTATCTCGGCGCCGTCCTGGCCGTTATCTTCATCGACCTGGCGTTCATACTGGCGCTGTACCGCAAGGAGTTCCTGCCGGACGTCGTGATCGTGAAGAAGCGGCGCCGTAAGTACGAAGACCTCTACATTCGGGAGGAAGACGTCGACGGAACGCCGTTCGCCGACGGCGCGTGGGACCAAGTCAAGCGCGCGATCTACCCGTACTACAAGCGATAACCAATGAGCCTCGAAAAGAAAGACGAATACGACCACAAAGGCTGGATGAAGGAGAAGGATCTGACTCCTGTGGAGTCGACCTTCCTCACTACCCTCATCTGGCTGGACAAGCGGTTCCGCATCGTCGACTACCTGGAGCTCTTAGAGACCCTCTACTACCGGGTCAACCTCCAGATGCCGAAGAGCCACACCGAGCAGTACAACCTCGACAACAAGTTCTGGTACTGGTACCCGCTGTACACGCTGGGCCTGTTCTCGACCTTGGCGTACGTCGTCGCCGCCATCTCCGGCGCGCTGTTGGGCTTCTACTACAGCCCCTCGGCCGCCGCGGGATCGGAAGCGGCGGGGACCGTCGCCTACGAGAGCATCGCGTTCATTATGCGCGACCTCCAGTTCGGGTTTATGCTCCGCTCCATCCACCGGTGGGCGGCGCAGGTGATGGTCGCCGCGGTGTTCCTCCATATGCTCCGCGTGTACTTCACCGGCGCGTACAAGGAGCCCCGCGAGCTCAACTGGCTGATCGGCATCGTCCTGATCAGCCTGACGATGGTGTTCGGGTACACCGGCTACCTGCTCCCGTGGGACCAGCTCGCCTTCTGGGCGGGCCAGATCGGCGTCGAGATGTCGCTGTCGATCCCGCTCGCCGGCGAGTGGGTCGCCCAGCTGCTCTTCGGCGGCTTCTCGCTGAGCCAGGCGACGTTGCAACGGATGTACATCCTCCACGTGTTCCTGCTCCCGTTCGTGGTGACGACGCTCATCGCCATCCACATCGGCATCGTCTGGGTGCAGGGCATCGCAGAACCCCACTAGACCAATGACCGACGACAACACCTCCGAGACCGACTCCGACTCCGACTCCGACGACGTCCGCACAGACGGCAGCGGTATCGTCGCGCCCGACGACGAGACGCCGACGTGGCGCGAGCGCAAGACCCGCGCCCAGGGGCTCTCCCGGCTCACTTACGAGTACTTCGAGCGCGCTCGTCGAGAGGACCAGGACCTCCGCCAGGAGTCCGACTACGTCGAGCGCGACGTGCTCGCGTTCCCGACGTGGCCCCACGAAGTCATCCGAAACCTCTCCATCGCGAGCTTCTTCGTGGGGATGCTGCTGTTCCTGTCGGCGACGATGCCGCCGCACATCGGCTCGCCGGCGAACCCCTCCAGCACGCCCGCGATCATCCTGCCGGACTGGTACCTCTACTGGTCGTTCGGCCTGCTCAAGCTGGGCCCGCTGAACCCCGAACTGGCGATCCTGGGCGGCCAGAAGCTGATGGCCGACCGGACCTACGGCGTCCTCGCGAACCTCGTCGTCGTCGGGATCGTCGCCATCGTGCCCTTCCTCAACAAGGGGAGCGCGCGCCGGCCGGTCGAACAGCCGTTCTGGGCGGCCGTCGGCGTCGGCGGCGTCATCTTCGCGTTCACGATCAGCGTCTACTCCGCGAAGAATCTGCTCCCGATGAACGTCCACCTGGCGTTCGACCTGACGTTCCTGCTTCCGATCGTCGGCGGCTTCGTCACCTGGGCGGTCCTGAAGACGATGCGCGAGGGGTATATGTACGACCTCAACCGCCGGTACTACCGGCTCCGGCCACCGAAGTAACCGGACTTCGGCAGTCGTCTCCGACTCTGCTCCGGCTCCGCTCCGGCCTCCGATCCGAGGCCGACGCTGACGGTCCCGCCGATTCGTTTCGGTCGTTCTGTCTGTTTCTTCCGATCGTACTTGCGCTCCGACGACGCACACGGAAAGGTCCATTTCGCTTCCGTCCGTAGCGCCCACAATGACTGATGGAGACGCGGCCGGCGCGGGCACGGGCGCAGTCGACCGCCCCGACGCCGCGGCGGCCGAGACGGAGTCGGGGGCGGACGCGGGCAGCACAGAGCCGAGCGGAGCGGACGCCGAGGGAGCGACGGGGACCGGCGTTCGCGGCCGCGACGTCGTCGTTCCGATGCCGCTGTACAAGGTCGTGACCGTGTTCTCGACGCTCATCGCGGTCGTGAGCGTCGTGTTCGGGTTTATGCTCCTCGACGCCGCGACGCTGAACGTGAGCTTCCTCGGCAACGCGATCCGCGGGCTGCTCGCGTTTGTCGGCCTCGCCGTCGCCGACGGCATCCTGAGCACGGTCCTGGCGGCGCTCGGGCTCGGCATCATCGGGTTCGGCGCCGGGGTGTACGTCCTCGGGACGCGGTTCCGCGCCCGCGGAATGGGAAAGTCTCAAGAGGACTCCGGCGAAGCTTCGAACAACGATGGCTGACGAGTTCGTCAAGGGTCTGGGGATCTTCACCAGCGCGGGACTCGCGTGGATGGTCCTCGCTGGGTGGTACCGTACGCCGAGTTTCGAGAGCAGTCAACAGCTCGTCGCCCCCCTGTCGCTCGGCGACTCCGCGACGATGTTCGACACGCTGGGGGTGTTGCTGATGGACGTGTTCTTCTGGTTCGCGATCATCGGCGCGCTGACCTTCTGGGTCGGCATCCCGGCCGTCCGGCAGGCCCGCGAAGCGATCGAAGACCGCGCGCAGTAGTCCGCGGTCCGACCCCACCTCCCGACTGCCGACGCGCCGTCAGTCGCCGCGATTCCCGCGCCGGATTGGAAAAACTCTAATGACTCCTGTACCCACGTTCTGATATGCAACCGCTACAGTTCCTCGTCCCGATCGACGCACTGGAGTCGATCGACGGGATCCTTCCGATCGTCGTCTTCGCGCTGGTGGTTCTCAACATCCTCACGCGGCTGCTCCAGCACAACCGCCACGAGCGGCAGGCCGAGGAGGGCGACGACGACGAGGCGATCTCTCGGTGGCTCCCGCATACGGCAACCACGCTGGCGATGGTGTTCGCGTCGCTCCTCTATATGATCGTCGCGCCCCACGGCGGAATGGTGATGTCGGTGCTGGTGCTCGGGGTGTTCGTCACGGACTTCTTCGAGTTCGAGTCCCGCAAGGTCGAAGCCCGCTCGAAGAGCAAGGACCTCGAAAAGCCGACGGCGGCGATCGGCGCGTCGGCCTTCGCGCTCCTGTACGCCAGCTATCAGAGCTTCTTCTTCCTGATCGCGCCGATCTGGAACTCGATCGTCTGAGCGGTCACACGGCCGTGGGCCGTCGCTCTCTCGGCTGATTTTTCTCCCGCCGAGCGTGTCTCACAGTGAGAGGAATCACTATCACTCCGCGTTCGCGCCGGAGTCGCTCTCTGTGGCCGTACCGAACGTCTGCGGCGCGGCGATCGACAGCGTCTCCGCGACGGTGATCGAGATCGGGACCGCGGCCGGGACCGTCCGCGCGACCGCGTCGTCGAGCAGGAGCGACACCGCCGCCTCGTCGCGCTCGACAGACAGCGAGACCGGAGGCTGGAGCACCCACGTGTCGGCGTGCATCGCGTACGGGGAGATCGGCACGGCCGCCAGCCCCGTCTCGGGCGCGAGCAGCGGCCCGTCCACGGCGTGCGCGTAGCCTTCGCTCCCGAGCGGCGTGGCGACGACGATCCCGTCGGCCCTGACGGTCTCGCTCCAGCCGTCCGACGCGACGCCGTACTCGGAGATGCGCGCGGGCTCTGCGGTCACGAGGGACACGTCCGCGAGCGCCGCGCCGACCGGCTCGCCGTCGACCGCGACGCCGAGGACGGGGTGAGGCGCGGTCTCGTACGCACCCGTCGCGACGGCGTCGATCGCGGCGTCCACCCCGGCCGTCGACGCGTCGTAGCGTCCCGCCCCGGCGTCGACGACGAAGACGGGACAGGCCGGCGGATCCGCCGCCAGCGCGAAAAGCGACGCCTCGCCGACGGCGAAGACGGCGTCGACGTCGGCGGTATCGACGCCGGCAGTGTCGGTGCCCGCGTCCCGGCTCGGGACCGACACCCGTTCGACGTCGACGCCGTCGCGCTCCGTCGCCCGCGCTTCGACGGCCTCGGCGGTCGCGTCGGACCCGTCGGCGTCAACGACGAGCACGGACCGGGACGCGCCGCTCACGGCTCTGCCTCCGTTCGCGGTCGCGGGCGCGCCGGCTCGGCTTCGGGCATACCCGCCGATAGACCGCTCCCGGAAAAAGACCCAGCGGTTCGCGTCGCCCCGCGCGGTCGACTCTCGGCGCTCACTGCCCGACGGCGTCGCGGACGACGTCGAGCGACGCCGCGGGGAACTCCACGTGCGGGAGGAGCTTGGCGTCGTCGACGACGACCAGCCGGCAGTCCGCCGCCGCCGCCAAGTCTCGGCCGCGCTTCAGCGGCGTGATCTCCGCCTCGCGGCCCCACAGCAGCGTCACGGGGGCGTCGACGTCGGCGAGGGCCTCTCCGAGGTCGAACTCGGCGTTGAGGAAGCCGCTGACGAACGACGCCGGCGCGTACCGCGCGTTCGGCTGGTGGGCGGTCCGCCACTCGTAGTCCATCCACTCCTCGCTCACCTTCCCCATATCGTAGTAGCCGTGGTCGGCGTTGAAATAGCGGATCGAGGGCTTCGAGCCGAGCAGATTGAACAGCCCCTCGCCGAGGACCGGCGAGCGGAGGAGCTCGCGGGCGAGGAGGTTCCGATCCGGGCCGCCGCGCTCCGTCGGACAGATCAGGACGACGGACGCGAAATCGAGGTCGTCCGCGGCATCGACGAGGTACGCGCCCGTCAGCGACGAGGCGACGACCGCGGGCGTATCGAACTCGGCGACGAAGTCGCGGACGAACTCCCGGTACAGCGTCGCCGAGTAGCGGAGCGGCGGCCGCTCGGAGGTCCCGAAGCCCGGGAGGTCCGGCGCGACGACGTGGTAGTCCTCGGACAGGTCGTCGAAAATTTCGCGGAACTCCCCGTTCGAGCCGGCGGCGTTGATCCCGTGGAGCAACACGAGGTCGGGGGCCTCGGGGTCGCCCGCCTCCGCGTACTGCACGTCGAAGCCGTTCCACTCGAACGTCCGCTGGGACCCGGAGAGCGCCGGCTCCAGCGGCGGGGCCCGATTCCGAATCGCGGCGTTGGCGAGCGCGATCGCGCCGGTCCCGGCGATCGCGGCGCCGACGACCGATCTGAGTTTCATACCGGATCACAGTGTCGCGAGACGCTTGAGGCTGCTGGCGCCGTCCCTCACTCGTTTTCGGGGTCGCCGCCGTCGCCCGATCCGTCCTCGTCCGATTTCACGCACTCCCGGATCGGCTCGACGACCCCGTCGGCGACGGTGTAGGGGTCGGTCTCGCGGGCCTGGACCCGCTCGGCGAGGGCGTCGAGGCCTCCCCGTCGCGCCAGTTCGGCCTCCGCGAGCTCCGTGAGGTCGCTCCGGACGAGCCGGCGGATCTCCGCGCCGTGTCGCTGCCGCGCCTTCGCCTCGCGCGCGCCGGACTCGCGGAGCCAGGCGTCGTGTCCGTCGAGCGCGTCGAGGAGGTCGTCGACGCCCTCGCCGGTCGTCGCGACCGTCTCGACGATCCGCGGGTCCCACTCGGCCGTCGCGTCGGAACCGTCTTCGCGGGTCGCCGCGTCGGCACCGCTCGCCATCCCGGGGCCGTGGTGGCCGCTCTGCGCGGACTCGGCCTCGCCCGCCGAGCGCTGGCGGTGAAGCATCTCCTCCAGTTCGGCGACGGTGCGGGCGGCCCCGTCCATATCGGCCTTGTTGACGACGAAGACGTCGCCGATCTCCAGGATCCCGGCCTTCAGCATCTGGACGTCGTCGCCGCTGCCGGGCTGGACGAGCACCGCGACGGTGTCGGCGGTCCGGACGATGTCGACCTCGCTCTGGCCGGCGCCGACGGTCTCGACGACGACGACATCCTTGCCGAAGGCGTCGAGCGCGGTGATCGCTTCCGTCGTCGCGGTCGAGAGCCCGCCGAGCCGCCCCCGCGCGCTCATCGACCGGACGAAGACGTCCATATCGCCGCTCGACGCGCCCATCCGGATCCGGTCGCCGAGGACCGAGCCGCCCGAGTACGGCGAGGAGGGGTCGACGGCGACGATTCCCACGGTCTGGCCCCGGTCGCGGTACGCCCGCGCGAGCTTGTCGACGAGCGTCGACTTCCCCGCGCCGGGGCTGCCGGTGACGCCGACGACGGCGGCGTCGCCCGCGTGGCCGTGGAGCCGGGCGACGAGGTCGCGGTGGCCCGGCGCGCGGTTCTCGATCAGGGTGATCGCTCGCGCCAGCGCGCGGTGCTCGCCGGCGAGCAGCCGCTCTACGAGGCGCTCGATGCGCGCCTCGGTGGCGTCTGGATCCGCGACGTCCTCGCCTTCGGGGTCGTCTCCGCCCATCACTCGCGCTCGGGGGCGTGCTCGCGCACGAACTCGATCGTCTCTTCCATCGGCGTCCCGGGGCCGAAGATCGCGGCGACGCCCATCTCCCGGAGCCCCTCGCGGTCCTCCTCGGGAATGATGCCGCCGACGATCAACAGCGTGTCCGCGAAGGCGCCGTACTCCTCCAGCCCGTCGACGACCTTCGGCACGAGGGTGTTGTGCGCGCCCGAGAGGATCGAGATCCCGAGCACGTCGACGTCCTCCTGGACGGCGGCCTGGACGATCTCCTCGGGCGAGCGGTGCAGGCCGGAGTACACCACCTCGAACCCGGCGTCCCGGAACGCGCGGGCGATGACGTGAGCCCCCCGGTCGTGCCCGTCGAGACCGACCTTCGCGATGAGACAGCGGATCGGACGGCTCCGCCCGCCGTGTTCGGCGTCGGCGCTCATACCTCGCCGTTCGGCCGCCCCGGGTTTGGATCTACCGGCGCGGCCGCTCTCAGCCGAAGTACCCCGGCACGGAGCCGTCGTCGGCGGGATCGACGTAGATCCCGTAGGCGCACTCGTCGCTGCCGGGCGGCGAGACGGCGACGACGTGCAGCGCGAACGTCCCCACGCCGCCGGCCGCGGTCGGGCGTTCGACGACGCCCGTCGAGACGCCCGCGGTCCCGAGCGCGGCCTCGAACTGTTCTGTCTCCGGCACGTCGGCGACGTCGGCGAGCGGCCGTCCGCTCCGGACCGTGCCGAACTGCTCGTCGTAGGCGCCGTTTACCTCCTCGATCCGAAGCTCGCCGTCGCGTCGCTCCACGTAGATCGCCGGCGCGGGCAGGCCGTCGAAGAAGGCGTGGAGCCGGTCGCGCTCGCGCCGCAGCGTCACCTCCCGTTCGATCCGTTCGAGCGCCTCGCGGGCGTAGCCGGCGAGGATCTCGACGAACTCCAGGTCGCTCTCGTCGAAGGCGGCGCGCGCCCCGCTCGCGACCTGGATCACGCCGCGGCCGTCGATCGGGACGCTGATGCCGGCGTGGAGTTCGTCGATCTGCGGTCGGGCGTCCTCGACGGACTGGAGGTCCGAGACGATCTCCGACTCGCCGGTGCGGAGCGTCCGCCCGGCGATCCCCTCGTCGACGTGGAGGGGCCGCACCGACGCGTCCGGGAGCGACGTCGCCCGCGGGAGCAGGCGGTCTCCCTCCAACAGATAGATGACCGCGTAGTCGTACGCCAGCGCCTGGGTCGTCGCGTCGAGGGTCCGCTCGACCACGGCGCCGACGGTCTCGCAGGCGGTGATGTCCTCGGCGAAGTGACTCAGCGCCGTCAGCCGCGCGTTCGACTCCCGGAGGTGGCTCGTCCGCTTCGCGGCCGCGACCTCGGCGCGGACGCGCTCTACGAGCCCCGTGATTGTCGATTCGGTCGGGTCGCTCATCTCGACGGTCTCGACGAACGGCGGCTCGTAGACCACCGTCGGCACCGCGTCGTCCTCGATGAGCGAGCGGATCAGCGCCCGATCGTCGCCGAGGACGACGATGCAGTCGAGGGTCGGCCCCAGTTCCTCGACGTACTCGACGGCGGTGTCGCGGCAGCGGACGACGACGTCGACCGAGAGCTCCTCCTCCAGCGTCTCGACCACCACCTCCGTGTTGGCGTCTATCTCGCCGTCCCCGTCGAACTGCCGGCTGTCGCCTCCCGGTTCGACGTCTGTGCCCCCCCTCGTCCATTCCCCTCCGGAGTCGCGTTCGACCTCGTCGGATCCACCGTCGGTCGCATCGCCGGTGGGCCTGACGAGAAGCACGCGTCCGTCCGCGGGGTCCCCCGACATACACTCGAAGGTCGAACGTCAACGCTTTAAGAGGTTCGGTCGGCTGACTGTTCCTCCGGAACGAGACGCGTTCCTACGGCACACCTGCCGTCCCTCGGTCCGAGGCGCCGCTTCGCACGGTCCGAGGTGAAGCGGGCGATTCGTCTGATTTCCGGGAAGTTCCGCGGATCGGACCGTGCTCGTCGCGGGGTTCGATGGCCGTCGTGTGTGCGGGCGCCGGCACTCGACGCCGTCGTCACACGTGCTCGTCGAGGAAGTCGACGACCGCGCCGTAGGCCTCGATGCGGTTCTCCAGTTTCGAGATGCCGTGGCCC
This is a stretch of genomic DNA from Halobellus sp. MBLA0158. It encodes these proteins:
- a CDS encoding cobalamin B12-binding domain-containing protein, whose amino-acid sequence is MSADAEHGGRSRPIRCLIAKVGLDGHDRGAHVIARAFRDAGFEVVYSGLHRSPEEIVQAAVQEDVDVLGISILSGAHNTLVPKVVDGLEEYGAFADTLLIVGGIIPEEDREGLREMGVAAIFGPGTPMEETIEFVREHAPERE
- a CDS encoding GAF domain-containing protein, with the protein product MSGDPADGRVLLVRPTGDATDGGSDEVERDSGGEWTRGGTDVEPGGDSRQFDGDGEIDANTEVVVETLEEELSVDVVVRCRDTAVEYVEELGPTLDCIVVLGDDRALIRSLIEDDAVPTVVYEPPFVETVEMSDPTESTITGLVERVRAEVAAAKRTSHLRESNARLTALSHFAEDITACETVGAVVERTLDATTQALAYDYAVIYLLEGDRLLPRATSLPDASVRPLHVDEGIAGRTLRTGESEIVSDLQSVEDARPQIDELHAGISVPIDGRGVIQVASGARAAFDESDLEFVEILAGYAREALERIEREVTLRRERDRLHAFFDGLPAPAIYVERRDGELRIEEVNGAYDEQFGTVRSGRPLADVADVPETEQFEAALGTAGVSTGVVERPTAAGGVGTFALHVVAVSPPGSDECAYGIYVDPADDGSVPGYFG